One Homo sapiens chromosome 3, GRCh38.p14 Primary Assembly genomic window carries:
- the CAMK2N2 gene encoding calcium/calmodulin-dependent protein kinase II inhibitor 2, with protein sequence MSEILPYSEDKMGRFGADPEGSDLSFSCRLQDTNSFFAGNQAKRPPKLGQIGRAKRVVIEDDRIDDVLKGMGEKPPSGV encoded by the exons ATGTCCGAGATCCTGCCCTACAGCGAAGACAAGATGGGCCGCTTCGGCGCAGACCCCGAGGGCTCCGACCTCTCCTTCAGCTGCCGCCTGCAGGACACCAACTCCTTCTTCGCGGGCAACCAGGCCAAGCGACCCCCCAAGCTGGGCCAGATCGGCCGAGCCAAGCGAG TGGTGATCGAGGATGACCGGATAGACGACGTGCTGAAGGGGATGGGGGAGAAGCCGCCGTCCGGAGTGTAG